The Vespa velutina chromosome 2, iVesVel2.1, whole genome shotgun sequence sequence acaaattataaaatgtattatatatataatcttactattataatattttagtaataataacataaatatttatgtaatatatactttGTGTAAATGCACTGTTGTCACTATTTCACATTCAGATACTTGAGAGATCTTAGGACACAAGAAAAGACCTATTTTTAGATACCTTGGTTGGAGGTTTACCAATACATTTATGCTATGATTTAGCATGACAGTTTAATGTGTGATTTAttctaatacttttattatatatatttgattaaaatgaaataattattttacaaaattaaataaaaataatatcagtgATTTTaagtagaatattatattagcaattttaacattttttaaattaataaattgattagtttattatgttaattataattattctttattttattagtttattatGTTAATCATGCATTCTTCAATaacttaaattaattaaaatgtattaataccTTGTGTTGATATATTTCTAGCTGGTGTTTGAGATCTTGAATTAGATTCTGCACTCATTCTTGTTTCTTCATCAATAACTTGTAAAGAAGGCACTGGTTCATTTTTGGATGTAGCTTCTGTTTGTCTTTTTGATGTTGGTGTTAACCAATTAGGATGTCCTGGAGGTATAAGCATTTCCTTACTTTCATGTCCAGTAGATTTTGCATTTTCCACTgttttttcaacaattttatcAGTAAGAGTCTTTTCTAtagttttttgttctttttcagaTGTTATATTTACCAATTCTCTTTCATTACCTTTACAGTCTAATAATGTTGATCCCATTGTTGATTTTGctaacaatttttcttcttcgataccAGATCCCATAACAGATTCTATTTGAGTATTAACATTAGAATCTAAAATTGTTGTTTTAGGAATATCCATTTGTTTTACACCATCTTTTCGAACTGTTAATAAAGattgtttttcaattttacatatagtgtttatattttttatatctataggGGGTTGTTTAAGAGCTTTATATAATTCAGATGATTTCCTCAAGGACTGTTCTTGTTTTGGAGATTCATCTAAAGTAATTATAGCCATTGTAGAAGCTTCTATTGCATTCAAATCTTGTTCAATTCTGGGCTTCTTACTAAGTGGAAGATCTGAATTGTctaactttctctttccacGACCTAGATAAAAGTTGTTCACATAATGTATTATCATCCTTCTACAGAAATGTACAACGCTAACATATATTAATGATGTACATGTACTTACCTCTACCACGTCCTCTTTTAGGTGGTGCATAACTTTTTTGATTTCTACATGTTCTCCTAggtctttcattttctctatgTTCTAGTTGGACAACTTGTGATACCTCATCCAAAGCCAATGGATCTCGAGGTATCAATATTTGCGTTGAAGTATGTGTCAGTGGTGGAAGTGGATTTCTACGTGGCCTGCCTCGTTTTTTGGGCATTTTAACTTCAGGCATTCGGATTGCTGGTACTTCTTCTATTATCATGACATCTTGACTAGAgtttgaattttcattaacaattattaattcagGTCTATGTTCAATTATTTCACAATCTGAACCAATTGGAGAACTAGTAACATTTTTACTTAACATATCCTTTAGTTTATCACTCATAGAAACATCCACTTGTTTGGATGGTCTTACTTGTGTAATACTAATTTCTTGGCTTATAACATTCATTTGTTGACGACTAATTAAACTTGTTTTTGGATCAAATAATAGTTGTTTTTGATCTCTCGATATAACTGGTTGTATGGTAACTTCTGGTAGAATTTGTGACAAATGCGTTtctaattttgattttttcatcTCGATTGGtgatattgttatttcttttcgcttAGAAGATAATTCACTagcattttccatttttttcccttgtaTTTGTACTGGTTCAATAGTTAATTCAGAACGAGTATTTTGCATAATTGTTGAATGTCCAGTCTTAAGGATCTTCAATGGTGAGTCTTTGTGTAATACAGACTCTTTATATCTATGAGGAAAATTATTCGTTGTTTCTACAGTAtctttaaatttatgaatagAATCTCCATGTACTTCACAAGGTACAATTGTTGGATGTCCAGTTTTTGataactttattttcatttctaatggAGAttcagtttcttttcttttttgttgtttctcttttttctcagaATCTGTTATTAAAGGAGCATCACTAGTTTttgatgtttttatttttgcacaTACAGAAGTATCACAATTTTTTTGATACTCTATATCCGAtttgttgatatttttatttatattattatctattacttcattttgtattatagAAGCATCTCCTGTTTTTGAAAGTTTAATCTTCATTCCAATTGGAGATTCTGTTCGCTTAGGTAAGtcttttaatgtttctttgCACTTATGCTCATCTACTTGTTCTTGTTTATCAGGAGGAACTATTGATGCATCACCAGATTttgaaaactttattttcatacCAATAGATTCTATCCTTTGAGATGAATCATGATTACTTTCATGTCGATCTATCAATTCTGGTAAACCTACAGATGTTTCTCcatatttcatcattttaattttcattccaCATGAAACCTCTGTGCATTTTGTTGAATCTTGAGACacgtctattttttctttttgtttaatttcctTCATGTCATCTGATACTTCGGAATGTATAATAGATGCATCTCcactttttgataattttattttcattccaaAGGGAGATTCTGTTCGTTTTGGTGTATCAGAAatatctactttttcttttatttcttcagaATTATCTATGGAAATTATAGATGCCccactttttgtttttgataatttaattttcattccaATTGGAGAATCTGTGCGTTTAGGAATTTCTGGAGATGCTTccagtttttcttttgatttggCTACTATATCTTTTCCTTCATCTGTTGCATCAGGAGATACAATAGATACATCTCCACTCTTTGATAATTTCAGTTTCATACCGATTGGAGATTCAGTTCTTTTTGGTAGATCAGAAATagtttctactttttcttttaattttccatcTTTATGATCTTCACacatttcttgtttttctggTTGTACAATGGATGCATCTCCAGTTTTCAAAAgtttaattttcattcctATAGGAGAATCTATTCTTTTTGGGCTTCCCTGCATAACATctagtttttctttatattttgttgTGATATCTTTTGAATCTTGTTGTACAATGGAAGCATCACCAGTTTTtgataatttgattttcattcCTAATGGAGATTCTGTTCTTTTAGTTTCTTCAAATTTAtgctttatttcctttaaatcATCCATAGATTCGTATTTTTCCGTTGGTAAAATTGAAGCATCTCCTGTCTTTGATAACTTAATTTTCATGCCAATAGGAGATAATGATGCTGCACTCTCTGTATGCCATTGATTTACATCTTCAATgttttcatttgatattatagAAGGATGTCCACCTTTTGAAagctttaatttaatttttcctaaTTTTTGACCCGGACTATCTTCTGGATTTGGTGAATTAGTTGCTGATCGAATTTTTGGACTTTTAGGCGATCTTGGTTCAGCACATTCTGCAATTGCAGATTTAACAATCTTTAGTATTATTCTTGGAGATCcaacattttcaaaatcatgtttttctatttcctttttaggTGTATCTACAATTTTGGATTCTCTGTTTTCGATAGATTTCGGTGATTCTAACATTTTTTGATATACAGACATTTTTGCATCTTTTGGTATTAGAAGACTATCTTTTGTACTTGTTAATGTTTCACACATTTTTGTTATGTCTGATGTAGGAATTTCTATTTTTGGTGGTTCTTTCAAACGTTCTTCCAAAATTGAAACTTTGGGAATAGATTCAGCTATTATTGCCATTCTATCTGATATCTTAGAATTTACAGAACTTGTACTAGGTAcatttgaattatataatatttgttcacTAGACATTTTCTCTGTAGTTGTGTTAAAATAAGTAGCGATTGTTGAAggaacattttctattttttctttattttctttcaatttattttcttcaatacAAGATATAGAagtatttactttaatttgtTCAGCAAGTTTCCGTTCATTTTCCAATTTTGCTGCTTCTGATATAATCTCAGCTTcagatatagaaatagaatcaGAAGTAATTCTTTGTAATTCAACTACCAATTCAGAAGTATCATTGCAAATATCTTCATCCTGTACAAAAAGATTTGAATTTGCTTGTTTTGATATATCATTAACAACACTTTCTACCATTTTTGGAGAAAGAACCAAAGAAGACTCTACTGCTTGCTCTTCTGActcttgtaaaaattttacagCAGATTCTAATTCTGAAATATCAGGAGTGGCCTGATTGCTGTCTATATCAAGAGAAGTTTCATTCAGATGTTCATCTTGATTTGTATTttctaaaagaatattttgcgGAATTTCTAATTTAGAAGTtcctttttctaaattttctaCAGATTCAAGTGGATTCCCGATATAATCAACATTTAGATCATTACTTtgtaaagaattattaacatCCAGttgtttttgtaaatttaCATCATCTGAATTTTTACTTATAGACATAGTTATTATAtcatcattgatttttaataattcttttggtTTACATGttatattcatttcaattttatcttgATCACAAGTTTCAATATTTACTTTACCAGTAGTTTCTTCCAATGATACATCATTTCTATCTGTTAagcaattattaataacatgtTCTATATAATCTGGATTTTCTGGTATAGATGATGTATCTTCAGACTGCTGAAGAAAAAGTGTCATATctacatttttatctattgCTTCTACTTGTTCTtgtacttcttcttctatttttgcATCTTTTATTGTTACTTCATCACTTTCAGGTATTAAGTCAAGATCTAATAATTCTTCTAGTGAGTCTAAATTTGGTGCTTCTATTggatcttctatttctttatggAGCATATCAGGTGATACTTGAGGTAATTTTTGAACTAattctttatcttcattttccaCTGTTATCAATTCCACAGATTGTTGAAGACCAtcctcattttcatttctcgtaTTATTTTCTGGACTTAAAAGATGTTTAAGATCAGTTACATTTGTCACATTATCTAAAATACTTTCCATGATGTCTTGAGTATTTTGACATTGTTCTTCTGAAAACATATCTGTCATTTTAGGTGTATCTTCAAGAATATTTATCAGATTATTTTctgaaatagaattttttatactATCTTCTATATCTGCTTTTTCCATTAATAAACCAGAGTCTTCTGATAAGATAGGAATAGTATTATTAGTTGTGCATACAAACATTTCtacattttcattcttcttttctttttgcaatatattttgaaaattatttgtattcttAAAAGAAGCAGATACATTCATTTCTAGTGTGCCATTTGGTTCTTGattgatttcttttacatcctcttttgtaatattttcttcaatacTAGATGTTGTAATAGATACATCtattttttcaacatttgTAATtagatcaattttcttttccaacaTTTTTTTGGTTTGATCTATTTGAGCTTCATTAGTAACTTCAttcaaattttcctttttattaactatatcttcattatttttcataatttcattatGTGTTGTGTCATCTATGTCTGGAATATTTTCTAAGTCACATTTTTCTTCAGTTGTTtcacatattattttatcctctattattttattttcctccaaagaaaaagataatgccTTATTATCATCCAATAATTTTGAAGAAActatatcttctcttttatttgtctcatatattattttatcttctattattttattttcttctagaGAAAAGGATGTCTTAGTATCATCTAATAATTTCGGAGAAACTACATCTTTGTTTATATCTTCTACAAATGTACACGTTTCCtgaatatattgtttttcttcctttatctcaTGAGTTTTAGTTTCTATTTTAAGTAATTGTTCAGAATTACTgtttttattgtcattttctATTAATGATACTTCATCAATTTGTTTCATAGGTGGTTGAAATAAGCATTGCTTCGTactcatattatttttatcatttattttattcgtgtcTTGTAATGTTTTAATTGTGCTTTTGTTAAAATCAGAAATTACATCAGTTTTATTATCAGGTTCCTTAATTTCCATTTGCACTGATTCTGTAGATTTGTTGGAAATGgtaatatctttgaaataatcttttttttctatttgtgaAATACAAGTTTCCAATACTTCCGAATTATTAGGAAGTATAGGATCATGCTTTGGTTTAAATCCAGAAACGTCCAATTTTACCATGACAGATTCTGTAGTATCTGGAAATATTGAAGATTTATTGTTATCTAGAAAATAACAACTTTTGACCAATGAATTTTCTGTAATATTATCAGAAGAACTGAAACTAACTTCAGctgtattttctatataattggaattaacattattattagaaatatttttttctgaattaACAGTTgttgttaatatatttgttgcATTTAACTCTGTACATGCTGAATCAAgagtatcattattaatagatattattttttcagtCATATTAAAAGTCGTACATAATTCTGTTAAATGTTCTTCATTGTTTGATTCTTCTATTGgttctaatttatttgtttgtgaTTGTGTTATAACGTCAGGTTGAaaatcttctattttattcatactattattatctgaagtagttatatttattacttctgTACAATTCAGATTTCCAGTTTCAGATGTATTCCAAATTTCATCCTGTTCTTTAAAATGATCAACTGTTTCAATAGGGTTGATTTTTTTAGTTTCATATTCTTCTAACTTCTTGTTTCCTGTGTTAGATTCAATTTCTAATGCttgtatatctataaatttattattagattttgaatatgttttttctaactgattatttatttcacttttttcttccatttcagttttttcatttgaaactATATCTGTTACACATATTTTTTCtgatttctctttatattcagATAAACATTGCACTTCCTCACatgtatgtttattttctttgttatcaaAGACAGGTTGTATTTGCTGTAGTGTATCTTTTATTACATTCGATTCAAAATCtggattttttatattatgtaactCTTCTGTATCAAATTTTTTGACTGTAAGACTTGTATCTTGTttgtcttctttatttttttcttctagattatatatagagataacTTCCACATTTCTATTGTTGTTAATACTTAATGTTTTTTCTACAATACTGAAGTCTTCTgacagatttttattttctaaggaatcttttaatttctctttagatattatattttcacatGCAATATTTATGTTATCTATAATCTGTTTCTCATTACTTAGagtatttgaattattttcttcttttacatgaAATGTCAGAGAAATATCAGTAAAAGTTAATGGTAATTCATCCTTCCTTAAATCAGTTTCAATTGAATTTGTTTCTTGTGAATCCTCTGATATATATGCTTCACCAATAAGTTGTAAACTTTCGCTAATACCTTCAACGCTAACTAATGTATCTACatcatgttttatattataattcttagcATGGTCATTATTTATGCTTACTTTTGAAACTGCAATAGATTTTTCTATTACAGTAGTTTGAGAGAAAACCTCATTTATAGTAGATTCCAATGAAGCATCTGCATTGTGCTTGATATAAGATTCGTCATGGCATCTTGTTCCATGTTCCAAATGAACTTctataaaagaatatcttcattataaatatagttattataataaaaataatctg is a genomic window containing:
- the LOC124947156 gene encoding uncharacterized protein LOC124947156 isoform X4, translated to MSESSKMGLFGSKDKNKEQKKEQSKKEDSPDRYAPYCIDSDSETYDTEALSIMDINDIIGVQSDPVSDSTLESEIAALSQIITDSKVENNQTNIKSNTQSKDIDNQSIICGENKEFGDERNIMEKERQVIEDPINVSDINIFDSGNTILQLQTSKHKNISENLDSDSCINTNTNLDTDSDLASLSNVCTISSKEVHLEHGTRCHDESYIKHNADASLESTINEVFSQTTVIEKSIAVSKVSINNDHAKNYNIKHDVDTLVSVEGISESLQLIGEAYISEDSQETNSIETDLRKDELPLTFTDISLTFHVKEENNSNTLSNEKQIIDNINIACENIISKEKLKDSLENKNLSEDFSIVEKTLSINNNRNVEVISIYNLEEKNKEDKQDTSLTVKKFDTEELHNIKNPDFESNVIKDTLQQIQPVFDNKENKHTCEEVQCLSEYKEKSEKICVTDIVSNEKTEMEEKSEINNQLEKTYSKSNNKFIDIQALEIESNTGNKKLEEYETKKINPIETVDHFKEQDEIWNTSETGNLNCTEVINITTSDNNSMNKIEDFQPDVITQSQTNKLEPIEESNNEEHLTELCTTFNMTEKIISINNDTLDSACTELNATNILTTTVNSEKNISNNNVNSNYIENTAEVSFSSSDNITENSLVKSCYFLDNNKSSIFPDTTESVMVKLDVSGFKPKHDPILPNNSEVLETCISQIEKKDYFKDITISNKSTESVQMEIKEPDNKTDVISDFNKSTIKTLQDTNKINDKNNMSTKQCLFQPPMKQIDEVSLIENDNKNSNSEQLLKIETKTHEIKEEKQYIQETCTFVEDINKDVVSPKLLDDTKTSFSLEENKIIEDKIIYETNKREDIVSSKLLDDNKALSFSLEENKIIEDKIICETTEEKCDLENIPDIDDTTHNEIMKNNEDIVNKKENLNEVTNEAQIDQTKKMLEKKIDLITNVEKIDVSITTSSIEENITKEDVKEINQEPNGTLEMNVSASFKNTNNFQNILQKEKKNENVEMFVCTTNNTIPILSEDSGLLMEKADIEDSIKNSISENNLINILEDTPKMTDMFSEEQCQNTQDIMESILDNVTNVTDLKHLLSPENNTRNENEDGLQQSVELITVENEDKELVQKLPQVSPDMLHKEIEDPIEAPNLDSLEELLDLDLIPESDEVTIKDAKIEEEVQEQVEAIDKNVDMTLFLQQSEDTSSIPENPDYIEHVINNCLTDRNDVSLEETTGKVNIETCDQDKIEMNITCKPKELLKINDDIITMSISKNSDDVNLQKQLDVNNSLQSNDLNVDYIGNPLESVENLEKGTSKLEIPQNILLENTNQDEHLNETSLDIDSNQATPDISELESAVKFLQESEEQAVESSLVLSPKMVESVVNDISKQANSNLFVQDEDICNDTSELVVELQRITSDSISISEAEIISEAAKLENERKLAEQIKVNTSISCIEENKLKENKEKIENVPSTIATYFNTTTEKMSSEQILYNSNVPSTSSVNSKISDRMAIIAESIPKVSILEERLKEPPKIEIPTSDITKMCETLTSTKDSLLIPKDAKMSVYQKMLESPKSIENRESKIVDTPKKEIEKHDFENVGSPRIILKIVKSAIAECAEPRSPKSPKIRSATNSPNPEDSPGQKLGKIKLKLSKGGHPSIISNENIEDVNQWHTESAASLSPIGMKIKLSKTGDASILPTEKYESMDDLKEIKHKFEETKRTESPLGMKIKLSKTGDASIVQQDSKDITTKYKEKLDVMQGSPKRIDSPIGMKIKLLKTGDASIVQPEKQEMCEDHKDGKLKEKVETISDLPKRTESPIGMKLKLSKSGDVSIVSPDATDEGKDIVAKSKEKLEASPEIPKRTDSPIGMKIKLSKTKSGASIISIDNSEEIKEKVDISDTPKRTESPFGMKIKLSKSGDASIIHSEVSDDMKEIKQKEKIDVSQDSTKCTEVSCGMKIKMMKYGETSVGLPELIDRHESNHDSSQRIESIGMKIKFSKSGDASIVPPDKQEQVDEHKCKETLKDLPKRTESPIGMKIKLSKTGDASIIQNEVIDNNINKNINKSDIEYQKNCDTSVCAKIKTSKTSDAPLITDSEKKEKQQKRKETESPLEMKIKLSKTGHPTIVPCEVHGDSIHKFKDTVETTNNFPHRYKESVLHKDSPLKILKTGHSTIMQNTRSELTIEPVQIQGKKMENASELSSKRKEITISPIEMKKSKLETHLSQILPEVTIQPVISRDQKQLLFDPKTSLISRQQMNVISQEISITQVRPSKQVDVSMSDKLKDMLSKNVTSSPIGSDCEIIEHRPELIIVNENSNSSQDVMIIEEVPAIRMPEVKMPKKRGRPRRNPLPPLTHTSTQILIPRDPLALDEVSQVVQLEHRENERPRRTCRNQKSYAPPKRGRGRGRGKRKLDNSDLPLSKKPRIEQDLNAIEASTMAIITLDESPKQEQSLRKSSELYKALKQPPIDIKNINTICKIEKQSLLTVRKDGVKQMDIPKTTILDSNVNTQIESVMGSGIEEEKLLAKSTMGSTLLDCKVENAKSTGHESKEMLIPPGHPNWLTPTSKRQTEATSKNEPVPSLQVIDEETRMSAESNSRSQTPARNISTQDLSSI
- the LOC124947156 gene encoding uncharacterized protein LOC124947156 isoform X3, which codes for MSESSKMGLFGSKDKNKEQKKEQSKKEDSPDRYAPYCIDSDSETYDTEALSIMDINDIIGVQSDPVSDSTLESEIAALSQIITDSKVENNQTNIKSNTQSKDIDNQSIICGENKEFGDERNIMEKERQVIEDPINVSDINIFDSGNTILQLQTSKHKNISENLDSDSCINTNTNLDTDSDLASLSNVCTISSKEVHLEHGTRCHDESYIKHNADASLESTINEVFSQTTVIEKSIAVSKVSINNDHAKNYNIKHDVDTLVSVEGISESLQLIGEAYISEDSQETNSIETDLRKDELPLTFTDISLTFHVKEENNSNTLSNEKQIIDNINIACENIISKEKLKDSLENKNLSEDFSIVEKTLSINNNRNVEVISIYNLEEKNKEDKQDTSLTVKKFDTEELHNIKNPDFESNVIKDTLQQIQPVFDNKENKHTCEEVQCLSEYKEKSEKICVTDIVSNEKTEMEEKSEINNQLEKTYSKSNNKFIDIQALEIESNTGNKKLEEYETKKINPIETVDHFKEQDEIWNTSETGNLNCTEVINITTSDNNSMNKIEDFQPDVITQSQTNKLEPIEESNNEEHLTELCTTFNMTEKIISINNDTLDSACTELNATNILTTTVNSEKNISNNNVNSNYIENTAEVSFSSSDNITENSLVKSCYFLDNNKSSIFPDTTESVMVKLDVSGFKPKHDPILPNNSEVLETCISQIEKKDYFKDITISNKSTESVQMEIKEPDNKTDVISDFNKSTIKTLQDTNKINDKNNMSTKQCLFQPPMKQIDEVSLIENDNKNSNSEQLLKIETKTHEIKEEKQYIQETCTFVEDINKDVVSPKLLDDTKTSFSLEENKIIEDKIIYETNKREDIVSSKLLDDNKALSFSLEENKIIEDKIICETTEEKCDLENIPDIDDTTHNEIMKNNEDIVNKKENLNEVTNEAQIDQTKKMLEKKIDLITNVEKIDVSITTSSIEENITKEDVKEINQEPNGTLEMNVSASFKNTNNFQNILQKEKKNENVEMFVCTTNNTIPILSEDSGLLMEKADIEDSIKNSISENNLINILEDTPKMTDMFSEEQCQNTQDIMESILDNVTNVTDLKHLLSPENNTRNENEDGLQQSVELITVENEDKELVQKLPQVSPDMLHKEIEDPIEAPNLDSLEELLDLDLIPESDEVTIKDAKIEEEVQEQVEAIDKNVDMTLFLQQSEDTSSIPENPDYIEHVINNCLTDRNDVSLEETTGKVNIETCDQDKIEMNITCKPKELLKINDDIITMSISKNSDDVNLQKQLDVNNSLQSNDLNVDYIGNPLESVENLEKGTSKLEIPQNILLENTNQDEHLNETSLDIDSNQATPDISELESAVKFLQESEEQAVESSLVLSPKMVESVVNDISKQANSNLFVQDEDICNDTSELVVELQRITSDSISISEAEIISEAAKLENERKLAEQIKVNTSISCIEENKLKENKEKIENVPSTIATYFNTTTEKMSSEQILYNSNVPSTSSVNSKISDRMAIIAESIPKVSILEERLKEPPKIEIPTSDITKMCETLTSTKDSLLIPKDAKMSVYQKMLESPKSIENRESKIVDTPKKEIEKHDFENVGSPRIILKIVKSAIAECAEPRSPKSPKIRSATNSPNPEDSPGQKLGKIKLKLSKGGHPSIISNENIEDVNQWHTESAASLSPIGMKIKLSKTGDASILPTEKYESMDDLKEIKHKFEETKRTESPLGMKIKLSKTGDASIVQQDSKDITTKYKEKLDVMQGSPKRIDSPIGMKIKLLKTGDASIVQPEKQEMCEDHKDGKLKEKVETISDLPKRTESPIGMKLKLSKSGDVSIVSPDATDEGKDIVAKSKEKLEASPEIPKRTDSPIGMKIKLSKTKSGASIISIDNSEEIKEKVDISDTPKRTESPFGMKIKLSKSGDASIIHSEVSDDMKEIKQKEKIDVSQDSTKCTEVSCGMKIKMMKYGETSVGLPELIDRHESNHDSSQRIESIGMKIKFSKSGDASIVPPDKQEQVDEHKCKETLKDLPKRTESPIGMKIKLSKTGDASIIQNEVIDNNINKNINKSDIEYQKNCDTSVCAKIKTSKTSDAPLITDSEKKEKQQKRKETESPLEMKIKLSKTGHPTIVPCEVHGDSIHKFKDTVETTNNFPHRYKESVLHKDSPLKILKTGHSTIMQNTRSELTIEPVQIQGKKMENASELSSKRKEITISPIEMKKSKLETHLSQILPEVTIQPVISRDQKQLLFDPKTSLISRQQMNVISQEISITQVRPSKQVDVSMSDKLKDMLSKNVTSSPIGSDCEIIEHRPELIIVNENSNSSQDVMIIEEVPAIRMPEVKMPKKRGRPRRNPLPPLTHTSTQILIPRDPLALDEVSQVVQLEHRENERPRRTCRNQKSYAPPKRGRGRGRGKRKLDNSDLPLSKKPRIEQDLNAIEASTMAIITLDESPKQEQSLRKSSELYKALKQPPIDIKNINTICKIEKQSLLTVRKDGVKQMDIPKTTILDSNVNTQIESVMGSGIEEEKLLAKSTMGSTLLDCKVENAKSTGHESKEMLIPPGHPNWLTPTSKRQTEATSKNEPVPSLQVIDEETRMSAESNSRSQTPARNISTQASETIINEESQGSVLSTATTESEKVKVKNRRMEINFDPDEGPFTVDKIAEYEWPLDRKGETFMIQEQISQYLGVKSFKRKYPDLKRRMVDMEERNYLRENGLVSEAMCDMGLTAVCSSEVLDVMCSDFPDQYEEYRKHMREKQVKEHSKKQKELTAAANAERNRIDLAEMAIQSALSWNINLNKSRKENRKCSLDLQTFTIHVPKKHHKFETDRKISHYPVALIPGQYTDYYREYTPAELRYYPLNTVLYGPMRPNERKFDSQSEGSQSDSDSDTSTDDSSSTSSEGTQDTEGSQSTMDDVDMEISNQKEETKLKCKMCLKMLNKHGKNEILIQCGTCNGNVHPSCIELTLDMVPHIQSYAWQCTDCKTCAQCHDPADEDKMLFCDMCDRGYHIYCVGLRRVPVGRWHCQECAVCANCGSKEPGGANSDRNSVAQWQHEYKKGDKNTRVYVSTLCVPCSKLRGD